In Candidatus Thermoplasmatota archaeon, the DNA window ACCTCGCCGTCGCGAACTGCGGCTACGGTATCGGCGGAAACGAGGTGTCCGTCCTCCGCGGTCGCGACGACGGTATGTTCGAGATGGATTCCGCATTCCCCGTTCCGGTCGGCGTCACCCTACATTCCGGGGAATTCAACGCGGGTTTTCTGGAATTTCCAGCGGTGCTTTTCTGACTCCTGACTCACCGAGATGTTCTGACTCACCGTGATCATCATCATTGCCTCTCTCCGGCGGCTCAGCAGGGTCCATATTCCTTCGCGGGTACCGACAGCAGGCGCAGTACCTTCCTCTGGACAGCATTCAGTTCATCCCAAAAGCAGTCGACGAACTCATCATCTTCGAAGAGCCGGCTTCGGCGGATGCCATCGAATAGTTGCATGATCTTCTCCGCCGTAGGCGTCTTACATTCTCGTTCTTCCGGGTAGATCGGAATCGATGAGATCTTCTGCTGCGCCATCGCCCGACGCATTTCCCGCTCGATAAGACAGGAGACGAGCAACGCGAGAAAGACCAAGGAGAGATAGGATGCGATCCTTGTCGGCGTTTTCAGCCAGACGGGCGCGATCTCCAATACGGACTTGAGCTGTTCATTTCTTTTTTCCAGATAGGGCTGGAATTTGTAGATCTCCAGCACCTCCTTCATGTCGAGTTCGTTGACATTGTCCTGGAGCGGAAAGATCCCATCTATCCGGCTATCCTGCTGGATGAGATCGGCCCGGACTTTCCAGGCAAGTGCGAACTCCGGCTTCATCTCCCTTCGATAGTCCGTATTCCTGCCCGGACGCCCCGGCTTGGTCTGGTGGAACACGGGCTTCTGATGAACTTGGACTTCTGTCTCGATCCACCGGCCCGCAGCGGTCTGTGCCAAGAGCTGGTCCACTCTTGCCTGGATCTTCTCTTTCGTCCCTAGATCCCCCTTGCCGATCCGGCCCGAAAGGCGATCCAAGGCCTTCCCGACCCTGTGAATTCGGGCTTGTCGGCTCTCCTTATCCAACCGGGCCTTCGTCGAGCTATGGATCCAGATAATTCGGCAGCCCTCGTCCGAGGGCATAGGGTCCGTGAAGCCCCGGAACACCTCCTCCTCGACCTTCCCGTCGGGCCCTTTCTTTCCTCGCAGATTCGGACGGCGAATCAGCTCCACCCAGTCAGGCTCATGCGTTTGGATCCATTCCTGGAAGCGAGTGTACTCACGCCGGTTCTTCGGCATCACGGTCACGAACCGGCCCCCGTTCCCGATGATATGCCTCAGGTTCTT includes these proteins:
- a CDS encoding IS1634 family transposase; the encoded protein is MPIVNRIIARLELDERIQSCLDAVERSARGRKPDIPHGRVLTVMLRNLVVSRLPLYRLQEWVRGYVPEQLGLNAEDIPHFNDDRVATALDWFYRGDRASLLTGVVTHMVRTFDIDLSQIHQDTTSLTFFGEYLSAGAEGSSPFVMARNQNNKDHRPDLKQLVFSLCVTRDGALPVQHQVFNGNTADDNVHIEIWNMLRKIVGHTRFIYVADCKLCCEKNLRHIIGNGGRFVTVMPKNRREYTRFQEWIQTHEPDWVELIRRPNLRGKKGPDGKVEEEVFRGFTDPMPSDEGCRIIWIHSSTKARLDKESRQARIHRVGKALDRLSGRIGKGDLGTKEKIQARVDQLLAQTAAGRWIETEVQVHQKPVFHQTKPGRPGRNTDYRREMKPEFALAWKVRADLIQQDSRIDGIFPLQDNVNELDMKEVLEIYKFQPYLEKRNEQLKSVLEIAPVWLKTPTRIASYLSLVFLALLVSCLIEREMRRAMAQQKISSIPIYPEERECKTPTAEKIMQLFDGIRRSRLFEDDEFVDCFWDELNAVQRKVLRLLSVPAKEYGPC